The proteins below come from a single Lasioglossum baleicum chromosome 20, iyLasBale1, whole genome shotgun sequence genomic window:
- the LOC143218880 gene encoding beta-1,4-glucuronyltransferase 1 — MSLFSILRRNWALRVSVVLNICVLLYVCAHFGSSGPWIEEPPTNWAAPLQAETFGAVDLVNGTQKGVATYVSAVPAIKDATGKGPRGGNTTSLARARLVTTRPTPNEAKGAASVDKNDHQRNQTAKNTNVRPTMSLKEAVSCKEKSLEPRRAQRGDYWVLYNYVPMSMAVRCWESVTYTTHADYTFLDNLEPLLERWRAPISIAMHAPGTDFSATLDAIKYSRNCGSPLIAQLVTFHVFFSSKHVPKVVPPSEKVMSDTYNCTLGPPWVNVTLSKMYKNEKKLLYPVNVGRNIARESAPTFYVLASDIELYPNPNLPAKFLEMIRKRDQPALYKPNPKVFVLSIFEVDEKNQPPDNKTRLSQMLKAGSAIPFHKKLCSGCHNVPRSKEWQEAPETADLHIFHVGKRTGSFVHWEPIFIGTNNDPLYDERLSWEGKSDKMTQGYALCVLDYDFLILDNAFLVHRPGIKIFKKDPHREMLTAKTNSLIKKIIVPELKILYGTRKGCAV, encoded by the exons ATGAGCTTGTTCAGCATACTGCGTAGAAATTGGGCACTTCGGGTGTCGGTGGTGCTCAACATCTGCGTGTTGCTCTACGTGTGCGCCCACTTCGGCTCCTCCGGGCCCTGGATCGAGGAACCGCCGACGAACTGGGCGGCGCCGTTACAGGCCGAGACGTTCGGCGCCGTGGACCTCGTGAACGGGACGCAGAAGGGCGTCGCTACTTATGTATCGGCTGTACCTGCCATCAAGGATGCGACCGGGAAAGGTCCACGAGGGGGCAACACGACCAGCCTGGCCAGGGCGAGGCTGGTTaccacgaggccgacgcccaACGAGGCCAAGGGCGCCGCCTCTGTTGACAAGAACGATCATCAACGCAATCAGACG GCGAAGAACACGAACGTCCGGCCAACGATGAGCCTGAAGGAGGCCGTGTCCTGCAAGGAGAAGTCTCTGGAGCCGAGAAGGGCCCAACGTGGCGACTACTGGGTCCTATACAATTACGTTCCGATGAGCATGGCGGTGAGATGCTGGGAGAGCGTGACGTACACCACGCACGCGGACTACACGTTCCTGGACAATCTGGAGCCGTTGCTGGAACGTTGGAGGGCGCCGATATCGATTGCTATGCACGCTCCTGGCACAGACTTCTCGGCGACACTCGACGCCATCAAGTACTCGAGAAACTGTGGCAGCCCCCTGATCGCCCAGCTGGTCACCTTCCACGTTTTCTTCAGCAGCAAACACGTGCCAAAAGTG GTACCCCCGAGCGAGAAAGTCATGTCCGACACGTACAACTGCACGCTGGGGCCTCCGTGGGTGAACGTCACGCTTTCGAAGATGTATAAAAACGAGAAGAAGCTGCTGTACCCGGTGAACGTTGGCCGTAATATAGCACGCGAATCGGCGCCGACGTTCTACGTTCTCGCCAGCGACATAGAGCTCTATCCGAACCCAAATTTGCCGGCCAAGTTCCTCGAGATGATCAGGAAGAGAGACCAGCCGGCCTTGTACAAGCCGAACCCGAAAGTTTTTGTACTGTCTATCTTCGAGGTGGACGAGAAGAACCAGCCACCGGACAACAAAACGCGTCTG TCGCAAATGCTGAAAGCAGGCTCGGCCATTCCTTTCCACAAGAAGCTGTGCTCTGGCTGCCATAATGTTCCTCGTAGCAAAGAGTGGCAGGAGGCCCCAGAAACCGCGGACCTCCACATTTTTCACGTTGGAAAGAGGACGGGCAGCTTTGTCCACTGGGAGCCAATCTTCATCGGGACCAATAACGACCCTCTGTATGACGAGAGGCTTAGCTGGGAAGGGAAGAGCGACAAAATGACACAG ggttacgcgttatgcgtcctcGACTACGACTTCCTGATCCTGGACAACGCGTTCCTGGTGCACCGTCCCGGCATCAAGATCTTCAAGAAGGACCCTCACCGGGAGATGCTCACGGCGAAGACGAACTCGCTGATCAAGAAGATCATCGTGCCGGAGCTGAAGATCCTTTATGGAACGCGGAAGGGCTGCGCTGTGTAG